DNA sequence from the Streptomyces cinnabarinus genome:
CACGACGAGGTCGAGCGTGGGGAGACCGACGTGCTCCTCGTGAGCCCCGAGCGCCTGAACTCCGTGGACTTCCGCGACCTGATGCTGCCCAAGCTCGCGGCCACCACCGGTCTCCTCGTGGTCGACGAGGCGCACTGCATCTCCGACTGGGGCCATGACTTCCGCCCGGACTACCGCAGGCTGCGCGCGATGCTGGCCGAACTCTCTCCCGGCGTGCCCGTACTCGCCACCACCGCTACGGCCAACGCGCGCGTCACGGCCGATGTCGCCGAGCAACTGGGCACCGTCGCCGGAGAGGCCCTGGTGCTGCGCGGCCCGCTGGACCGGGAGAGCCTGCGACTCGGCGTGGTCCAACTGCCGGACGCCGCACACCGCCTGGCCTGGCTGGCCGAGCACCTGGACGAACTGCCGGGCTCCGGGATCATCTACGCCCTCACCGTCGCCGCGGCGGAGGAAGCCACCGCATTCCTGCGGCAGCGCGGCTTCGCCGTGGCTTCCTACACAGGGCGCACCGAGAACGCGGACCGGCTCCAGGCCGAGGAGGATCTGCTCGCGAACCGCGTGAAGGCCCTGGTGGCGACCTCCGCGCTCGGTATGGGTTTCGACAAGCCGGACCTGGGCTTCGTGGTCCACCTCGGCTCGCCCTCCTCGCCGATCGCCTACTACCAGCAGGTCGGGCGGGCCGGCCGAGGCGTCGCCCACGCCGACGTCCTGCTGCTGCCGGGCAAGGAGGACGAGGCGATCTGGCGCTACTTCGCCGACACCGCGTTCCCGCCCGAGGCCCAGGTCCGACAGACCCTGTCCGCCCTCGCCGGGGCCGGACGTCCCCTGTCCGTGCCCGCCCTGGAGGCCGCCGTGGAGCTACGGCGCAGCCGCCTGGAGACCATGCTGAAGGTGCTGGACGTCGACGGCGCGGTCAAGCGCGTCAAGGGCGGCTGGATCGCCACCGGAGCGGACTGGGCGTACGACGCCGAGCGCTACGCCTGGGTGGCCCGACAGCGAGCCGCCGAGCAACAAGCCATGCGCGAGTACGCCGGCACCACCGGCTGCCGCATGGAATTCCTGCGCCGACAGCTGGACGACGAGGGCGCCACCGCATGCGGCCGGTGCGACAACTGCGCGGGCCCGTGGACGGATTCCACTGTTACGGCGGAGGCGCTGACGGGCGCGACCAAGGAACTGGACCGACCCGGGGCCGAGGTCGAGCCGCGCCGGATGTGGCCGACCGGGATGCCTGCCCTGGGCATCGAGCTCAAGGGCCGGATCCCGGCGGGCGAGCAATGCTCCACCGGGCGCGCCCTGGGGCGGCTCTCGGACATCGGGTGGGGCAACCGCCTGCGTCCGCTGCTGGCCGAGAACGCAGGGGACGGTCCGGTCCCGGACGACGTCCTGCGCGCGGCAGTGGCCGTACTCGCCGACTGGGCGCGGTCTCCGGGTGGTTGGGCGTCGGGCGGGGAACAGGCGGCGGCCCGGCCGGTCGGTGTCGTGGCGGTGCCGTCCCTGACGCGGCCGCAGTTGGTGGGCACCCTGGCCCAGGGCATCGCGGACATCGGGCGGCTGCCGTTCCTCGGCGCGCTGACGCACACGGGACCGGGGCATGCGGTGCGCCGCAGCAACTCGGCGCAACGCCTGCGGGCACTGTCGGACGCGTTCAGTGTGTCCGGGGAACTGGCCGAGGCCCTGGCGACCTCGCGCGGTCCCGTGCTGCTCGTGGACGACTACACCGACACGGGTTGGACTCTGGCGGTCGCGGGTCGGCTGCTGCGGCGGGCCGGAAGCGGTGAGGTGCTCCCGCTGGTGCTGGCTGCGGCGGGCTGAACCTGTCCGGTTGGTGGGTTGGCTGAGGCGGCGTCCCCCTTGCCGGCCCGCCGAACGAGGCCTCCGGCCTGGGCATGCCGAAGGTCGCGCCCAGTGCAATTGCCATGTCCCTGCCTTGAGTTATCCACAGGGCAAAGCGGAGGATCGCGATCCGCGAGATCGTCTTGCCATGACGAATCACGGTGAAACCGCTGGAAACCCTGAGAACAGCGACATCGCGGGGCGCGAGACGCACCCCGCGAACCAACTCGACTGCACCGCCTACGAAGGCCACGGCGGCGAACAGCAAGTCACCCTGCGCACCCCGGCCGAACTGGCCGACGCGCTGCCGTATCTGCTGGGTTACCGCCCCGAGGACAGCATCGTCCTGGTCGCCCTGCACGACCGGGACGGCCGCGGCCGCTTCGGCGGGCGGGCCCGGCTCGGCATCCCCACCAACGCGGACGACTGGCCGTCCGCGGCCCGGCAGTTGGCCCACGGACTGGTCACGGGCAGCGAACGCCGGGGCACCCGACCCGAGCAGATCGTGGCCTTCCTCTGCCAGGAGCCCGCAGCGGGCGAGTGCGGCCGACAGGTCATGGAACGCCTGCGGCCGCTGGCACAGAAACTGCGCATCGAGTGCGGTCACCTCGATGTACCGGTGATCGAGGCCCTGTGCATCTCGGAAGGCCGCTTCTGGTCGTACTGCTGCGCCAACGAAGGCTGCTGCCCGCCGGGCGGCACCGCGATGGGTCTGCCCGGCACCTCGGTACTGGCCGCGGCAGCCACCTACGCCGGGCTCCAGGTGCGCGGCACCCTGCGTGAGCTGCGCGCCCGGCTGTTCCCCTGGGAGACCGGAGCCGCCCTGGAACAGGAGATCGCCCTCGACACCGCCGGCATGGCCCTGGTCCCGCGGATTCTCGAAGACGGATCCCGCGCGGAGGTCGCGGACGAGACCCTGGAACTCGCGGAGCGGATGATGGAGCGCCTGGCCGAAGCACCGTCCGTCTCCGGCACGCTCACCGCGGACCTGCGCGACGACGACCTCCTCACCCACGACGAAGCGGCCCGGCTCATCCTCGGTCTCCAGGACCGCACGACTCGCGACCGCGCCGCCGCGTGGATGGAGGGCTACGAGGCAGGCCCCGCCCTGCGCCTGTGGCGAGCCCTGGCCCGCCGCTGCGTCGGTCCCTACGGCGAGCACTCCGCGGCGCCCCTCACCCTCGTCGGCTGGGTCGCCTGGTCCACGGGCGACGAACTCGAAGCCCGCGAGGCACTCGCCATGGCCCTCGGCGCGGACCCGGACTATCTCTTCGCCCGCCTTCTCCATCAGGCCTGCAATGAGGGACTGGACCCGGAGTCCATCCGACGCTGCTTGCGCACGGAGCGCGGGCGGGCTGTCCCGGAGGCGGGAGCGGCACGTAACGGCAGTGGCCCTGAAGCCGGTTCGGCCGAGAGTTCGCCATCACGACCGACCGATGACTCGGCATCACGACCGACCGCCAGCGCGCCAGTTCCGCTGACCGATGACTCGCCGCTGCCACCGGCGGACGGCTCGCCGACCCGCCCGGTCAGTGGCTCGCCCTCGCGACCCAGCCACCGTTCAGTGTCGCGACCCGCCGACAGTTCGTCGGCAGGCCCGGTCGGCAGGGCAGGCCGCCAGCCCAGGACCAGGGTGCCGCGCCCTCGCACCTCGGCGGGCGGTACGCACCCCGGCGCAACGCGCAAGCCCCGGCCCACGCGCGCCTCGGGCAAGCGCCGCGGGAGTTGCCAGGACGGTACGAACGCCGCACCCGAGGGGGATGCGTGATCACAGGCGAAGCGCACCCCAGCCACGCCCGTTCGCCCGGGTCACCCGCTCGCGGGCGTGACCCCGAGGAGCGTCACCCCGTTCACCTGAGTGGCGGAACGCCTGCACGGGCCATGCCGCCGATCTGCCCAGGTATCCCCGGATCCCCCGCCCGGCGCCGAACACGCCCCAGGCGCACAGAGCGCAGAGGAAGCCGCCCCATGCACCAGCCGACTCCGCCCTCCACGGCCGACGACAACCGCTTGCCCGGATTCCCGTCCAGGCCGACTTCCACCCTCGACGACATCGGTCTGCCGGGACTCCGGTCCAAGCCCCCCTCTACGCCCCACGACATCGGCCTGCCCAGCCCTCACCCCACACCACGGTCCGGACAGGGAAACCACACACCACCCCACGCCGACGGGACCGAACCCCACAGCCCGCCCGGCATTCACCGGCGCCCGCCGCCACCCGCAGGACCCGCACCCCTGCCTCCCGCAGCAACGACCCACCGCACCCCCCTACCACCACAACCCGGACCCCCACCCCGCCGCCCCTCCGACCTGCCCCCCACCCACACCGCCCTCATCTGCGTGGCCCTCCCCGGCCTCGCCATCTCCACGGAACGCGCGCAGCTGACCGGCGAGGGGCTGGAAGGCTTCTACCGAGCGGGCCGACGCCTGATCTCCCGGTGCCACGTACGAGTCGCCGGCC
Encoded proteins:
- a CDS encoding RecQ family ATP-dependent DNA helicase, producing the protein MDELELRAEADAILGQLVGDPGGSARLREDQWQAVAALVRERRRALVVQRTGWGKSAVYFVATALLRRRGSGPTVIVSPLLALMRNQVGAAERAGIRARTINSANPEEWDTIHDEVERGETDVLLVSPERLNSVDFRDLMLPKLAATTGLLVVDEAHCISDWGHDFRPDYRRLRAMLAELSPGVPVLATTATANARVTADVAEQLGTVAGEALVLRGPLDRESLRLGVVQLPDAAHRLAWLAEHLDELPGSGIIYALTVAAAEEATAFLRQRGFAVASYTGRTENADRLQAEEDLLANRVKALVATSALGMGFDKPDLGFVVHLGSPSSPIAYYQQVGRAGRGVAHADVLLLPGKEDEAIWRYFADTAFPPEAQVRQTLSALAGAGRPLSVPALEAAVELRRSRLETMLKVLDVDGAVKRVKGGWIATGADWAYDAERYAWVARQRAAEQQAMREYAGTTGCRMEFLRRQLDDEGATACGRCDNCAGPWTDSTVTAEALTGATKELDRPGAEVEPRRMWPTGMPALGIELKGRIPAGEQCSTGRALGRLSDIGWGNRLRPLLAENAGDGPVPDDVLRAAVAVLADWARSPGGWASGGEQAAARPVGVVAVPSLTRPQLVGTLAQGIADIGRLPFLGALTHTGPGHAVRRSNSAQRLRALSDAFSVSGELAEALATSRGPVLLVDDYTDTGWTLAVAGRLLRRAGSGEVLPLVLAAAG
- a CDS encoding DUF4192 domain-containing protein translates to MTNHGETAGNPENSDIAGRETHPANQLDCTAYEGHGGEQQVTLRTPAELADALPYLLGYRPEDSIVLVALHDRDGRGRFGGRARLGIPTNADDWPSAARQLAHGLVTGSERRGTRPEQIVAFLCQEPAAGECGRQVMERLRPLAQKLRIECGHLDVPVIEALCISEGRFWSYCCANEGCCPPGGTAMGLPGTSVLAAAATYAGLQVRGTLRELRARLFPWETGAALEQEIALDTAGMALVPRILEDGSRAEVADETLELAERMMERLAEAPSVSGTLTADLRDDDLLTHDEAARLILGLQDRTTRDRAAAWMEGYEAGPALRLWRALARRCVGPYGEHSAAPLTLVGWVAWSTGDELEAREALAMALGADPDYLFARLLHQACNEGLDPESIRRCLRTERGRAVPEAGAARNGSGPEAGSAESSPSRPTDDSASRPTASAPVPLTDDSPLPPADGSPTRPVSGSPSRPSHRSVSRPADSSSAGPVGRAGRQPRTRVPRPRTSAGGTHPGATRKPRPTRASGKRRGSCQDGTNAAPEGDA